The Argentina anserina chromosome 5, drPotAnse1.1, whole genome shotgun sequence genome includes the window GTAGATTTACAGCCAATACCAGTGTAACATATGGAAGGTTGCACTGCATTAATAGTGTATTTACTCAGTTTCCTCACAATTAGTATTCATTATTCAAACACTTTAAGTAAAGATAAAAGTATAAGTACCGATCTACGGGAAACTCGCTCGACATAGTTATCTGCAACCAAAGTTACTAGCCTGAAATGAAAAAGACTCAAAAGAGAATCAATCACCAGACACACAAAAGAATCAATTACCAACAGGAGTTTGACGATATGTCTTGGCATAGAGAATACCAAAACAGAAGTGATAGTATTGCGGCTCTATTCCTTGTCCATTTCTTGCTACTCGTTGTCGCAGAGGAATGGTTactgaaaaacagaaaattccCCACCTGGACACCAAAAAGGTACATGCTCCAATATCCTGGAACAGTATTTGACACAACAGTTTTATAAATCTGCACTCATAACCGTTGTTTTTGAAAGCATTCATATAAACCATGGTGTTGCCAAACAGCTGAACCACAAGCTGCTCCTAGAATCAATTACTACCTCCCCCCAaccaaaaaggaaaaaggaaaatggCAAATGTATGATAGAGATCGCACATCCTAGAATATATCTGGTCTGCTCGTCATAACACCATCAACGCTATGTATAATGACCAAGAGATGAGATGTCAATCATTGAGCTGTTTAATCCTAAcgaaaattaatatataaatggAATGTGCTACAATGTTTACTTTTCGGAATGACTTGATATACTACAATATTCACCAGCATCCAACCTATGCTGATTTATGTCCAAGATAAAGTTTATACATTTCATCACTATTTTAGTCTGAAATCAAGAGATTTATTAGTGACAAAGATATGACTTGAATGTTATATTAGTAATGAGGTTCTATTCATCAGTAGAAAAAGTACAGAGTTTCTAAAATAAATGTCCATATCTCAACTTGGTTGGAAAGTCAAAATTAAAGAGAGCATAGTTCAATATACAAGATATTAAACTTTAAGAACTCTTACCAAATATGCTAAACAATCCCTCCTTATTTTGGCTAATTATATCACTTCCCCTTTCATTAGACAGCAGATACATGTTCAACCCCTGCACCAACCAACCCTCGTAACCTGAAGGAGAGAAATCCAGGAAAGCTTATAAGAAGGTATTCCAAAGGCATTGCTTAAACAATGTTACCAAAAGTATACCTACTAGAATTAGTGCACCGAGAATTCCAGAATATTGTGCGGGCACATTGATTATGGATGTAAGAAATGATATGGCAGCCATTGTGAAAAAGAAATTCCAGTGTACTCCATATTCAGCTGCATGAACCTAGATATAACTCATAAGAACAAATCAGCATAAGAAAACAGACACATAACAAGCTTGCAGAATACGGAAAAAGAATGCAGAGGAATTAAAAGTTTGTATAACAGTttattaatcaaaataaaataatagttGACCAAAACCACACACAAATTAGAGTACATTTTATGTGTCATCAGTGTCTAAATACAATGCAACAGAACAGACACTCATAGTtgtgattatttttttattctaaATGGGCTAGGTTGAACATTGGACATGGTCACAATGCCATTACGAACTGGAGCTGCTATTTCCACCCAGAGCTATTATGTTTCAAAAGCCTGAACCTCAAAGTTCAAGTCTGGTTGTAACCATTTTTCATTTCCATTGCTGGAGAAATGATCATCATAGTATGACTGAACAGCATCAAAATCAGTCACAGTTGATATTTTACCATATTATGTAGGGAGTAGGGACAAGTCAAATAGTTCCCCCTTCATTTACGTTACATTTAAAgacctttgtttttttttttttaacgaaAGACCTTTGTTTACACAATCAGAATTTGCAGCAAGAGACTCTAGTTCCAATAGACAtgatacaactcagaaaactaCAATTACATGTTCATAACATGTGAATTGCTACCTAATTATTCAGCATATATCTGTTATCCTAATGACAAGCTAACATCAACCTACCTGATAGTCTAGGCCAGCAGTAGAGTAAGTACGAGCAAACCCAAGGATGATTAATGGAGTAGTAGATTTTATTGCAGCCTTCCATTTCCTGCAAGTGCACAACAAACACCAATCACCTACATGCCATATATTCACTACCACAGGAGGAACTGCTGTGCTTTAttgatataatataatatCCCATCATGTAGACAGCAAAAAGAGtaaatgaatatataattggagagagagagggagagagagagagagagagagagagagagagagagcgagagagagagcgagagcCATCATAATTAGATTTAAAAGTACAACaatattaaaaattataaatgacTCACGCCCATGATAGATTTCGTGCTTGCCGAGACACAAATGAGTTTATCACAACAAATGAGCCAACCCCAAGATCCATCTGACAGATCCAACAGTCAAAACATTTTCATTAAAAGTCCATAATCTCTTTTCATCAATGAGTATACTCTCATGTACAAGATATTTATGCTTAAAACAAGAACTGCACCTCCAAGAAGATAGAACATCACAAGAATACACACATTGAATAAGGCAATCTAAGTCACAGAAGGGAAGATACATTTAATACTAGACACAAATCACATTATACACATTCTGTGTGCATGTTTAATTTTTCAAAcgaatttattaaaataatcaCTGGAGAAAAGGAGTTGAGGGTCCGCCCCCCCTATAAACTAGAGATGAGACTAAACAAATTCTAGCCAaatccaagacacaagaagttACAGAGAACATAATTCAACAagttaaaggaaaaaaaacagcacttaaaagttaaaactaaaatataatAGAATATCACTTGTAGATTCTTACCCAGCTAGTACCATAAGTCTCAGTCTTAGCATATCTTCTAGGAAAAATTGTGAAGTCAACGGCCAAGATGCATATGCATGTCAGCATCATCTGCAGGAATAAGTTGTTCACACATGAAACCTGAAAATAATGCAGTAAAATCTAATCGAACTGACATAAACTATACAGACCAAAGTGAGACGGCATACCGTTGCAACCCTATGTGATGTTATGAGTTTCCTAACAGATTCTGGTTCTTCTTTCAAAGTAGAAAAGGTGCCGCAACTGTATTCAAGAGCAAGCAAACGAGTGTCGGATACTATAGGGAAAGCCATGTGTATTGAGAATCTTTCAATCATGAAAATATCTAAGAGTATTGAATTCTGCCACATGAATGACCTCCCCCCATTAAAATGGTACACCAACAAACATCAGATGATATGCTGTCCTACAAAGTGTGATCTAGTATACTGTACCTTCTGGCTGCCACGCTGAATACAACTATCAATATCAGCAACGTTGCCCAAATATACATCCATTCTGCTAAAACCTGTAATGAGTTAtaatcaaattaaataaactAGGTACATCCATACA containing:
- the LOC126793783 gene encoding uncharacterized protein At4g17910 — its product is MDSFPKSLNPHKRLKEEFVSNLTGSSMLEIAVITTLIPLVFLVRRLMGFMRPADVVTSKKNDDAQVGANSWQAYMAALAVDFLFIMVPFVLFFTVLAEWMYIWATLLILIVVFSVAARSCGTFSTLKEEPESVRKLITSHRVATMMLTCICILAVDFTIFPRRYAKTETYGTSWMDLGVGSFVVINSFVSRQARNLSWAKWKAAIKSTTPLIILGFARTYSTAGLDYQVHAAEYGVHWNFFFTMAAISFLTSIINVPAQYSGILGALILVGYEGWLVQGLNMYLLSNERGSDIISQNKEGLFSIFGYWSMYLFGVQVGNFLFFSNHSSATTSSKKWTRNRAAILSLLFWLVTLVADNYVERVSRRSCNLPYVTLVLAVNLQGLAIGLVSDDLPATKTSTIEEAYNRNLLAIFLLANLLTGLVNFLVDTLFASSVKALSVMIAYAFMLTFIPGLLDFCGIRFKFW